One Sinobacterium caligoides genomic window carries:
- a CDS encoding VPLPA-CTERM sorting domain-containing protein, protein MKKLLMATMISLAASAQAEIITFDMQVLDVITQGGEAISANEGAIFAELDIDTDIGEGELFGINSFSMTYVEALTVEESFQGDEQVHIAHTYEQGSRYTFNTTSFDIEDRDEGELDGFAYLAFTGGADSGEMSSFDGGYNCQSSSAAVEGCEGVSGTAIDAYGLVLLVHWVESEPTILDFLVFTDITTGGAYSEKLSFFYGTGAFVAWGSAQPISDIADELEPTTSPSPSEPSSQGIVVDCDINWSQMCENLPVSQVPVPGAVWLFSSALAGFGILARRRNRIAS, encoded by the coding sequence ATGAAAAAACTACTGATGGCGACAATGATTTCTCTGGCGGCGAGTGCTCAAGCAGAGATCATCACTTTTGATATGCAGGTGCTGGATGTAATCACCCAGGGAGGAGAGGCAATAAGTGCGAATGAAGGGGCTATTTTTGCCGAACTGGATATTGATACGGATATAGGGGAGGGAGAACTTTTTGGCATTAATAGCTTTAGTATGACTTATGTTGAAGCGTTGACAGTTGAAGAATCGTTCCAGGGTGATGAGCAGGTCCATATTGCTCATACCTACGAACAGGGTAGTCGCTATACGTTTAACACGACCTCTTTTGATATCGAGGATAGAGATGAGGGGGAGTTAGACGGCTTTGCTTATCTTGCTTTTACTGGCGGGGCTGATAGTGGTGAGATGTCGTCGTTTGATGGAGGTTATAACTGTCAGTCAAGTTCTGCGGCCGTGGAGGGCTGTGAGGGGGTTTCAGGAACGGCTATTGACGCCTATGGACTGGTGCTTTTAGTTCATTGGGTGGAGAGTGAACCAACAATATTGGACTTTTTAGTGTTTACTGATATTACAACAGGAGGCGCTTATTCAGAGAAGTTAAGCTTTTTTTACGGTACAGGAGCGTTCGTCGCCTGGGGGTCAGCGCAACCCATATCTGATATTGCTGACGAGCTAGAGCCCACAACATCGCCTTCGCCATCCGAGCCTTCTTCACAGGGGATTGTGGTTGATTGTGATATAAATTGGTCGCAGATGTGTGAAAACCTGCCTGTATCGCAGGTGCCGGTCCCCGGTGCAGTGTGGCTGTTTAGCTCGGCTCTGGCAGGCTTCGGCATACTTGCACGCCGAAGAAACCGTATTGCCTCCTGA